In Helianthus annuus cultivar XRQ/B chromosome 9, HanXRQr2.0-SUNRISE, whole genome shotgun sequence, the following are encoded in one genomic region:
- the LOC110865989 gene encoding uncharacterized protein LOC110865989 — protein MPSTSSSGKPFGAFRRSVLGFGADHVDKQVHFENGSKSRLDLELHAFQDQIFSQFNALSSASDDQFLSIDWMSNLLDAFLACQEHFTAILLNNAGTLSKPPLDKLLTEFFDRSIKALDICNAVRDGIEKVRLWHKHLEIVSTAFDSKQRNLITEGQFRRARKALNDLAIVMLDDHKDSGSVSSHRNRSFGRPNKGKDVNHQRKKGHSKSLSWSVSISWSASKQLQSMANGLIQPRANEISHHFGLANCVYTMGFVLMFVLWTVVAAIPCQDRGVFGFSLPKQFSWSNPLSLIHTRVLDESKKRERKNSPGLLREIYKMEKTINVISDLIDSAHQFPLTEEQQKEVKEGVEELSLVCTSCKTGLDTFERQLREVFCKVMNCRIEGLGAMNRTES, from the coding sequence ATGCCGTCTACAAGTAGTTCTGGTAAGCCCTTTGGGGCATTTCGTCGATCTGTTCTAGGGTTTGGAGCTGATCACGTCGATAAACAAGTTCATTTCGAGAACGGGTCAAAATCACGACTTGATCTCGAACTACATGCGTTTCAAGATCAAATATTTAGCCAGTTCAACGCACTTTCGTCAGCTTCCGATGACCAATTTCTATCCATCGATTGGATGTCAAACCTACTAGACGCATTTCTCGCTTGTCAAGAACATTTCACCGCCATTCTCTTGAACAACGCGGGAACTCTTTCTAAACCTCCTTTAGACAAGCTGCTTACAGAGTTCTTCGATAGGAGTATCAAGGCTCTCGATATCTGTAACGCTGTTCGTGATGGTATCGAGAAAGTTCGGCTCTGGCATAAGCACTTAGAGATTGTTTCAACCGCTTTCGACTCAAAACAGAGGAATCTGATAACCGAAGGACAGTTTAGGCGGGCACGAAAGGCGTTAAACGATTTAGCTATCGTCATGCTTGACGATCATAAAGACTCCGGATCCGTTTCTTCACACAGAAACCGATCTTTCGGGCGCCCAAACAAAGGAAAAGACGTTAACCATCAACGGAAGAAAGGACACTCGAAGTCGCTTTCGTGGAGCGTATCTATTTCTTGGTCCGCAAGTAAGCAGCTTCAGTCAATGGCAAACGGTTTAATTCAGCCTCGAGCAAACGAGATTTCCCACCATTTCGGTCTTGCGAACTGCGTTTACACGATGGGTTTTGTCCTAATGTTTGTGTTATGGACTGTAGTGGCTGCTATCCCGTGTCAAGATCGCGGTGTGTTTGGTTTCTCCTTACCGAAGCAGTTCTCGTGGAGTAATCCACTGTCATTGATTCATACTCGGGTTTTGGATGAATCAAAGAAGCGTGAACGTAAGAACAGCCCGGGGTTGTTGAGGGAGATTTACAAAATGGAGAAGACGATTAACGTGATTTCAGATTTAATCGACTCTGCTCACCAGTTTCCATTGACGGAAGAACAGCAGAAAGAAGTGAAAGAGGGAGTTGAGGAGTTATCTTTGGTTTGTACATCGTGTAAGACCGGATTAGATACGTTCGAGCGCCAACTGAGAGAAGTTTTTTGCAAAGTTATGAATTGTCGGATTGAAGGTCTTGGGGCCATGAACAGGACAGAATCTTGA
- the LOC110865990 gene encoding uncharacterized protein LOC110865990, with amino-acid sequence MERTEPTFVPEWLKNSGSLSTTSHQSSLQSDDQSGSVSLRRKSLINSGDNESGRATSTTSAYFRRPSSSNGRLRSYGSFGRRDWDKSKEKYENRYRDSDPLSSILPSRFEKDGLRRAQSNLSAKRGEFWSRRVVGEKNGRNNGKISFEKDFPSLGSEEKQVGLSSAIQSLPVGTSGVIGGGDVWTSALAEVPVKGGPNGSASVSVTANVAAAGRNMAETLAQGPPRVQTAPQLSVGSQRLEELAVKQSRQLIPVTPSMPKALALNSSDKPKLKLGQLQSPHIANHPTPTRPVSMNADVTKSSTIGKLHVLKPSRERNGTTLAKEITSPTVGSKLPESSLVDRKPCVEKRPSPQAKSRNDFFNLMRKKAMANSSSSSVPVDPPESTNDKPSEGGVHPNDLSSDTDACVVTEKFNNNEKSHSSSDVILYSEEEEARFLRSMGWEETTEEDGLTEEEINSFYKDLSKYVNLKTASNFFKGTQLKSLMPLNLLMGKNGEFSADTKVDS; translated from the exons ATGGAAAGAACTGAACCTACATTTGTACCTGAATGGTTAAAGAACAGTGGAAGCTTAAGTACTACTTCTCATCAGTCTTCATTGCAGTCTG ATGATCAAAGTGGATCGGTATCTCTTAGAAGAAAGTCATTAATTAACAGTGGTGATAATGAATCCGGACGCGCTACAAGTACGACGTCTGCATACTTTCGTCGCCCTTCTAGTAGTAACGGTCGTTTAAGGTCCTATGGTAGTTTTGGGAGACGGGATTGGGATAAAAGTAAAGAAAAATACGAAAACAGGTACCGCGATTCCGATCCGTTGAGTAGCATTTTACCTAGTAGGTTTGAGAAAGACGGATTACGGCGTGCACAGTCGAATCTTTCCGCAAAACGCGGCGAATTTTGGAGTAGGAGAGTTGTAGGTGAAAAAAACGGTCGTAATAATGGGAAAATCTCGTTTGAGAAAGATTTCCCGTCTTTGGGGTCAGAAGAGAAACAAGTGGGTTTGAGCAGTGCTATTCAGAGTTTACCGGTTGGTACTTCGGGTgttattggtggtggtgatgtttgGACCTCGGCTCTGGCTGAGGTGCCTGTGAAGGGTGGACCCAATGGGTCTGCTTCAGTATCTGTAACTGCAAATGTGGCGGCAGCTGGGCGGAATATGGCGGAGACTTTGGCTCAGGGTCCCCCTCGTGTTCAGACTGCTCCTCAG TTGTCTGTTGGAAGTCAAAGACTTGAAGAGCTTGCTGTGAAGCAATCCAGGCAGTTGATTCCCGTGACTCCATCGATGCCTAAAGCCTTG GCTTTGAACTCCTCTGATAAACCAAAGCTAAAGTTGGGGCAACTTCAGAGTCCTCACATCGCGAACCACCCTACCCCCACCCGACCTGTATCTATGAACGCTGACGTCACCAAGTCATCAACCATCGGAAAACTTCATGTCCTTAAGCCATCACGTGAAAGGAACGGTACCACTCTCGCAAAGGAGATCACAAGCCCAACAGTCGGTAGTAAATTACCGGAAAGCTCTCTTGTTGACCGCAAACCCTGTGTAGAGAAAAGACCTTCCCCTCAAGCTAAAAGCCGAAATGACTTCTTTAACCTTATGAGGAAGAAAGCTATGGCAAACAGCTCATCATCCTCTGTTCCTGTTGACCCACCCGAGTCAACTAATGATAAGCCCAGTGAAGGTGGGGTCCACCCAAACGATTTGAGCAGCGATACCGATGCTTGTGTTGTGACCGAGAAGTTTAATAATAACGAGAAGAGTCATTCAAGCTCTGATGTTATTTTGTACTCGGAGGAAGAAGAGGCCCGATTCTTGCGGTCAATGGGTTGGGAGGAAACTACTGAAGAAGATGGCCTTACGGAAGAAGAGATTAATTCGTTCTACAAGGACCTAAGTAAG TATGTGAATTTAAAGACGGCTTCGAATTTTTTCAAAGGAACACAGCTGAAGTCTTTGATGCCGCTCAACTTACTGATGGGAAAGAATGGTGAATTTTCGGCTGACACTAAGGTGGATTCTTGA